CCGTAAATATCAAAAACAAGCTGGAATTTGTCTATGTGGAAAGCATGGATGAGGTACTTGAGGAAGCGCTGCTGGAAGATAAAATAGAAGAAGAGCCGGTTAACATGAACAACCTTCCGGCAATAATAGATGATATAGCTTACCAACCCGAAAGGGGACCTCAGGTATACTCATGAAAGTGCTCCAGGCTGGTTTTCAAATTTCAGCCGGTAAATTAGATCAATGCCCGGCAGGGACTGAACTCGAAATAGCCCTTGCCGGGCGTTCCAATGTCGGCAAATCTTCCCTCCTGAACAAACTGGTTGGCAGAAACAACCTGGCCAGGACCAGCGGGACCCCGGGCCGGACGCAGACAATCAATTTTTACTTGATCAACAAAAGTTTCTACCTTGTGGATCTACCGGGGTACGGGTTTGCCAGGGCGCCTCAGGAGGCAAGGGCCCACTGGGGCCACCTGGTGGAAAGTTACCTCAAGGGAAGAAAACAGCTCTGCGGCATTATCCAAATCGTCGACATACGGCACAACCCCACAATACTGGACCACCAGCTTTTTGAGTGGCTGCGTTTCTACAGCATCCCCCATGCGATAGTAGCCACAAAATCCGATAAACTCTCCCGTTCGCAGGCAATCAGGCAGGAAAAAACAATCCGCCAAGATCTTGCCATAGCCGGTGAAACCCCTCTGATTATTTTTTCCGCAAAAACAGGCCGGGGGAAAGATCAGCTTTGGGACCTGATCGAAACCTGGATGATACCCTCCTAGGCAAGTAGCATAGGCAAGTAGGGACGGTTCTTGCTTGCTTCTTCCATAGCCCAAGTAGGGACGGTTCTTGAAGGGATCAATCGGAAGTTTTGCGAAGAAAAAGGGCTCAAATATCAGGTGTCAGCCGATAGTTGAGCCTTTAACAATCCCAATATAGAAAGATGCACACAAAATTTTCGATTGGCCCAGAAGAACGAAGTCGCGCACACTGCAGAGTTATGGGATTTCATTTTTTTATTCTTGGTTATTGATATTTGATTTTCCCGATATTTATCATATCTTGACAGTATAAACTTTTCATCAATCAGGCTGCATCTCGATACCGTTCAGTAAAGGTGTTGCGTTTCTTAGCCGAAATTATTGCATAAATCGCTGTATTACTGAAATCGTGGAAATTATGAAAGAAGCTTTCCTGGATGACCGA
The genomic region above belongs to Desulfotomaculum sp. and contains:
- a CDS encoding YihA family ribosome biogenesis GTP-binding protein, which codes for MKVLQAGFQISAGKLDQCPAGTELEIALAGRSNVGKSSLLNKLVGRNNLARTSGTPGRTQTINFYLINKSFYLVDLPGYGFARAPQEARAHWGHLVESYLKGRKQLCGIIQIVDIRHNPTILDHQLFEWLRFYSIPHAIVATKSDKLSRSQAIRQEKTIRQDLAIAGETPLIIFSAKTGRGKDQLWDLIETWMIPS